From Polynucleobacter sp. JS-JIR-II-b4, a single genomic window includes:
- the murF gene encoding UDP-N-acetylmuramoyl-tripeptide--D-alanyl-D-alanine ligase, whose product MSIMTTLAQAQAMLPGSKLLNTSAQAAQEISISRVGTDSRHIDRNELFVALVGERFDAHDFLSDVAKAGASAALISAQDKCPPDLPAICVSNTRVGLGNLAKAWRANHPIPLALVTGSNGKTTVKEMIASIFKAAVGEQNTLVTKGNLNNDIGLPLTLLKLRATDRLAVVELGMNHPGETAQLAAIAQANIALINNAQREHQEFMATVAAVAEEHSDAIRTLPSDGIAVFPADSEFSSVWRKAAAGRKVIDFVLSSAQAKLSAAVTGSLLSNGLVQIQTEQGTIEVQLNTLGSHNVRNALAATAVGVAAGVSLEKIKQGLESFLPVNGRMQAKAIDSNHTLIDDSYNANPDSVRAAIDALKQSGNLSWLILGDMGEVGDQGPEFHREVGAYAAEQGISKLFALGEQCQFALLGFNEVVGNSAAASSATHFADMDSLIMQLRDALHAQSSGSNQHLNILVKGSRFMRMERVVQALLEEAKTCS is encoded by the coding sequence ATGTCTATCATGACGACCCTTGCACAAGCGCAGGCAATGTTGCCTGGAAGTAAATTACTGAATACTTCTGCACAAGCTGCCCAGGAAATATCGATTTCTCGAGTGGGTACTGACAGTCGTCATATCGATCGTAATGAATTATTTGTCGCTTTAGTTGGTGAGCGCTTTGATGCACATGACTTTTTATCCGATGTTGCTAAGGCAGGCGCTAGTGCCGCCCTAATTAGTGCGCAAGATAAATGCCCGCCGGACTTACCTGCTATTTGCGTTTCAAACACGCGTGTTGGTTTAGGGAATTTAGCAAAAGCATGGAGGGCTAATCACCCCATTCCTTTGGCGTTGGTTACTGGCAGCAATGGTAAGACTACCGTTAAAGAGATGATTGCTTCAATTTTTAAAGCCGCAGTGGGCGAACAAAATACTTTGGTTACCAAAGGAAATCTGAATAACGATATTGGTTTGCCATTAACGCTGTTGAAATTGCGCGCAACGGATCGCCTTGCTGTGGTTGAGCTCGGCATGAATCATCCTGGTGAAACAGCGCAGTTAGCTGCGATTGCGCAAGCAAATATCGCATTAATTAATAATGCCCAGCGCGAGCATCAAGAGTTCATGGCTACGGTAGCGGCAGTAGCAGAAGAGCATTCTGATGCCATTCGTACTTTGCCAAGCGATGGAATTGCTGTATTTCCAGCAGATTCAGAATTTTCAAGTGTTTGGCGCAAGGCGGCTGCAGGCCGCAAGGTTATCGATTTTGTATTGTCATCTGCGCAGGCCAAACTATCGGCTGCAGTGACTGGAAGTCTATTAAGTAACGGGCTTGTGCAGATACAAACTGAACAAGGGACCATTGAAGTTCAGTTAAATACTTTGGGCAGTCACAATGTTCGCAATGCATTGGCTGCAACTGCTGTTGGTGTCGCAGCAGGTGTAAGTCTTGAAAAAATTAAACAGGGTCTCGAATCATTCTTGCCAGTAAATGGACGTATGCAAGCAAAGGCGATTGATTCAAATCACACCTTAATTGACGACAGCTACAACGCCAATCCGGATTCTGTAAGAGCGGCTATCGATGCTTTGAAACAATCAGGTAATTTATCTTGGTTGATTTTGGGTGATATGGGTGAAGTGGGCGATCAGGGCCCTGAGTTCCATCGTGAAGTGGGGGCTTATGCTGCTGAGCAAGGAATCTCAAAACTATTTGCTTTGGGGGAGCAATGCCAATTTGCCCTGCTGGGATTTAATGAAGTTGTTGGCAATAGTGCGGCTGCATCTAGTGCAACTCATTTTGCCGATATGGATAGTCTCATCATGCAATTAAGAGATGCTTTACATGCCCAGTCTAGCGGCAGCAATCAGCACTTAAATATTTTGGTTAAAGGTTCACGGTTTATGCGCATGGAGCGTGTAGTACAGGCCTTGTTAGAGGAGGCTAAAACATGCTCTTAA
- the mraY gene encoding phospho-N-acetylmuramoyl-pentapeptide-transferase encodes MLLMLAQWLQDDFGFFRVFNYITFRAVMATVTALLIGLAAGPWVIRKLSALKMGQAVRTDGPQTHLVKSGTPTMGGVLILIGIFISCMLWADLSNRFIWIVMIVTFGFGLVGWVDDYRKVVYKDPKGMASREKFFWQTLIGLFAAIYLAFSVSEVNNLKVLQLFYEWLRSGFALDLPAKTNLLLPFMKEVSYPLGVMGFIILSYLVIVGSSNAVNLTDGLDGLVIMPVILVGAALGAFAYVMGNAIYAKYLLFPYIPGAGELMIFCGAMGGAGLAFLWFNTHPAQVFMGDVGALALGGALGTIAVIVRQEIVLFVMGGIFVAETVSVMMQVFWFKLTKKHFGEGRRIFRMAPLHHHFELGGWKETQVVVRFWIITILLVLIGLSSLKLR; translated from the coding sequence ATGCTCTTAATGTTGGCGCAATGGTTGCAAGATGATTTCGGATTCTTCCGAGTATTTAACTACATCACTTTCAGAGCGGTGATGGCAACGGTGACTGCATTATTGATTGGTTTAGCTGCGGGACCTTGGGTGATTCGCAAATTAAGCGCCCTGAAAATGGGTCAGGCAGTCCGCACTGATGGGCCTCAAACCCATTTAGTGAAATCAGGCACCCCAACTATGGGTGGTGTTTTGATTTTGATCGGTATCTTTATCTCATGCATGTTGTGGGCCGATCTCAGCAATCGATTTATTTGGATTGTGATGATTGTGACTTTTGGTTTTGGTTTAGTTGGCTGGGTAGATGACTATCGCAAAGTAGTCTACAAAGATCCTAAAGGCATGGCCTCAAGAGAGAAGTTTTTCTGGCAAACACTAATTGGTTTATTTGCCGCTATCTATCTTGCATTCTCCGTTTCTGAGGTCAATAACCTAAAAGTATTGCAATTATTTTATGAGTGGTTAAGAAGTGGATTTGCTTTAGATCTGCCTGCAAAAACCAACTTGCTACTGCCCTTCATGAAAGAAGTGAGCTATCCATTGGGTGTGATGGGCTTCATTATTTTGAGTTACTTAGTAATCGTGGGTAGTAGTAATGCAGTGAACTTAACCGATGGTCTTGATGGCCTTGTCATCATGCCGGTGATCTTGGTAGGAGCTGCTTTGGGTGCTTTTGCTTATGTGATGGGTAATGCGATTTATGCAAAGTATCTCCTCTTCCCTTACATACCAGGTGCTGGTGAACTCATGATCTTCTGTGGAGCTATGGGCGGTGCTGGCTTAGCCTTCCTTTGGTTCAACACACACCCAGCACAAGTATTTATGGGTGATGTGGGCGCACTTGCTTTGGGCGGAGCCCTTGGCACCATCGCTGTGATTGTTCGTCAAGAAATTGTGTTGTTTGTGATGGGCGGCATCTTTGTTGCTGAGACTGTTTCGGTAATGATGCAAGTATTTTGGTTCAAGCTCACTAAAAAACATTTTGGAGAAGGTCGTCGCATTTTCCGGATGGCGCCATTGCATCACCATTTTGAATTGGGTGGTTGGAAGGAGACGCAAGTGGTTGTGCGTTTCTGGATCATTACCATCCTCCTGGTCTTAATTGGCTTATCTAGCTTGAAGTTACGGTGA
- a CDS encoding penicillin-binding protein 2 — protein sequence MRPVGFSTTPNLVLRLPMWRSRLMLFLLFFVFMMLLLRAFWIQGPGNAFYEAKGVRGTQRELELPASRGKILDRNGQVIATSLEAKSVIAYNDTVPDDLAADKVQKLASLLQMSESDLRKKLKEERKQVFLKRQVDPVVAQQIKQLEIPGIGLNNEYRRFYPEGEAMAHVVGFTNVNDKGQEGMELSRENELAGHPGQRRVVVDRLGRVVEDVAILQLPQNGKDLNLSIDSKIQFLAYNAVKDAVEKHHAKAGGAVVLDTQTGEILALANYPSYNPNDRRYLTGEQLRNRVLTDTFEPGSTIKPLTISIALEKGAIKPDTNMVIGASYLVGPKPITDTHPYGNLTVAQIIQKSSNIGTAKIAMNNLSPEEMWDLYTAVGFGQAPKIGFPGAVSGTVHPFKKWMPTDQARIAFGYGISASLFQVARAYTVFARDGELVPLTIERSPEFKPGIKVLSPKTAIEMRNMMEAVTEPGGTAVKAQAEGYRVGGKTGTAHKLVGKGYGNSYRAYFAGLAPISAPRIVVAVMIDEPTGGSHYGGDVAAPVFSTIVGETLRSLNVLPDNKVKQMVLEDKAPEEIRPAAAHAQHVVLKR from the coding sequence ATGAGACCGGTTGGCTTCTCTACTACGCCAAATTTAGTTTTACGCCTGCCAATGTGGCGGTCGCGTTTGATGCTATTCCTTTTGTTCTTTGTGTTCATGATGCTGCTTCTCCGTGCGTTTTGGATTCAGGGTCCAGGAAATGCGTTCTATGAAGCTAAAGGTGTGCGTGGCACTCAACGCGAATTGGAGCTACCCGCTAGTCGCGGAAAAATTTTGGATCGTAACGGCCAAGTGATTGCAACGAGCTTGGAAGCCAAGTCGGTGATTGCCTATAACGACACCGTTCCAGATGATTTGGCCGCAGACAAAGTGCAGAAATTGGCAAGTCTTTTGCAAATGAGCGAATCTGATCTGCGCAAAAAGTTGAAAGAAGAGCGCAAGCAGGTTTTCTTAAAGCGTCAAGTAGATCCAGTTGTAGCGCAGCAAATTAAACAGCTAGAGATCCCTGGCATTGGTTTAAATAATGAATATCGTCGCTTCTACCCTGAAGGTGAGGCGATGGCGCACGTGGTTGGCTTTACAAATGTGAATGACAAAGGTCAAGAAGGGATGGAGCTTTCTCGTGAGAATGAGCTTGCTGGTCATCCCGGTCAAAGACGTGTGGTGGTTGATCGTTTAGGTCGTGTTGTTGAGGATGTTGCAATCCTGCAGTTGCCACAAAATGGAAAAGACTTAAACCTATCTATTGATAGCAAGATTCAGTTCCTAGCATATAACGCTGTTAAAGACGCTGTTGAAAAGCATCACGCTAAAGCGGGTGGCGCTGTAGTGCTCGATACACAAACGGGCGAGATTTTGGCATTGGCAAATTATCCAAGCTACAACCCAAATGATCGAAGGTATTTAACAGGCGAGCAATTACGTAACCGCGTATTGACCGATACCTTTGAGCCTGGTTCAACTATCAAGCCGTTAACCATTTCAATTGCTTTAGAAAAAGGTGCAATTAAACCGGATACCAATATGGTGATTGGTGCGAGTTATTTAGTTGGACCTAAGCCAATTACCGACACGCATCCATATGGGAATCTAACGGTTGCACAAATTATTCAAAAATCTAGCAACATTGGTACTGCAAAGATTGCGATGAACAATCTTTCCCCCGAAGAAATGTGGGACTTATATACCGCAGTTGGCTTTGGTCAAGCGCCAAAAATTGGCTTTCCTGGTGCGGTCTCTGGTACGGTTCACCCATTTAAAAAATGGATGCCCACTGATCAAGCCCGTATTGCATTTGGCTACGGTATTTCTGCATCACTCTTTCAGGTAGCGCGCGCATACACAGTCTTTGCACGTGATGGCGAATTAGTTCCCCTGACGATTGAGCGTAGTCCTGAGTTCAAGCCGGGCATTAAAGTGCTCTCACCAAAAACGGCTATTGAAATGCGCAACATGATGGAGGCGGTTACTGAGCCGGGGGGAACTGCAGTCAAAGCGCAGGCTGAAGGTTATCGCGTTGGCGGAAAAACAGGCACTGCCCATAAATTAGTTGGCAAAGGATATGGCAATTCTTATCGCGCTTACTTTGCTGGACTTGCTCCTATTAGCGCTCCACGTATTGTGGTTGCGGTAATGATTGATGAGCCTACTGGTGGAAGTCACTACGGTGGTGATGTTGCGGCACCCGTATTCTCGACAATTGTTGGGGAGACGCTCCGTTCATTGAATGTCTTGCCAGACAACAAAGTAAAGCAAATGGTGTTGGAAGATAAGGCCCCAGAAGAAATTCGGCCAGCAGCTGCACACGCTCAACATGTGGTTTTGAAACGATGA
- a CDS encoding UDP-N-acetylmuramoyl-L-alanyl-D-glutamate--2,6-diaminopimelate ligase, translated as MRVDLKIDTNHLIDHLHTLANSSAKVCADSRQIQSGDIFFAYPVGHGNALRDGRQFIEVALECGAAAVVFDPAGMGKQFLDHPQCFPIEDLAAKAGELCAQWYGYPSKELKIIGVTGTNGKTSITQWLAQALDASSHHTAVLGTLGTGFPGALVQTGYTTPDAPKLQTQLAELRSAGAKQVAMEVSSHALHQERIAGTDIQCAVFTNLTQDHLDYHGSMADYAEAKAKLFQQTGLEHAVINLDDAFGRELAMNLLAKEGLKVWAYALSQSAFQGFEKFGDRLCRIYAKDILLSGAGYNASFIFDGVGSAQLHIPLLGEFNLSNALAVWTVLLSQGMSLEVAAQKVSQLNPVIGRMELIPLGKSQKKEGLLAVVDYAHTPDALEKTLQALRPIAEQRGGKIWCVFGCGGDRDAGKRSLMGAVAERNADHILITSDNPRSEDPQAIMEMVRGGISKDAQNVQAIADRASAIMSAIRHADVCDIVLVAGKGHETTQEINGKKFDFSDQEHIRLAAGGGV; from the coding sequence ATGAGGGTGGATTTGAAAATAGACACCAATCATTTGATTGACCACTTACATACTTTAGCGAACTCCTCCGCAAAAGTATGTGCGGATAGTCGCCAGATACAGTCTGGCGATATCTTTTTTGCCTACCCTGTAGGTCATGGCAACGCCTTGCGCGATGGTCGTCAATTTATTGAGGTTGCATTAGAGTGCGGGGCAGCCGCAGTAGTGTTCGATCCGGCGGGTATGGGTAAGCAATTTTTAGATCATCCACAATGTTTTCCTATTGAAGATCTTGCTGCAAAAGCAGGGGAGCTTTGTGCGCAATGGTATGGTTATCCGAGCAAAGAATTAAAAATCATTGGTGTCACTGGCACTAATGGCAAAACTAGCATCACGCAATGGTTAGCCCAGGCTTTAGATGCTAGCAGTCATCACACTGCAGTTTTGGGCACCTTAGGCACTGGGTTCCCTGGTGCATTAGTGCAAACTGGCTATACCACTCCAGATGCACCTAAATTACAAACGCAGTTAGCAGAGTTGCGTAGCGCTGGAGCTAAACAAGTCGCGATGGAAGTATCTTCGCATGCTTTGCATCAAGAGAGAATCGCTGGAACAGATATTCAATGCGCAGTATTTACGAATCTGACGCAGGATCATTTGGATTACCACGGCAGCATGGCTGATTACGCGGAGGCAAAGGCTAAGTTATTTCAGCAAACCGGTCTTGAGCACGCAGTGATTAACTTGGATGATGCTTTTGGTCGTGAGCTTGCCATGAACTTGTTGGCAAAAGAGGGCTTGAAGGTCTGGGCATATGCATTGTCTCAATCCGCGTTCCAAGGATTTGAAAAATTTGGTGATCGTTTATGCCGTATCTATGCAAAAGATATCCTACTGAGTGGAGCGGGTTACAACGCAAGCTTCATTTTTGATGGAGTGGGAAGTGCTCAATTGCATATTCCTTTGCTAGGTGAGTTTAATTTAAGTAATGCGCTTGCGGTGTGGACGGTATTACTTTCACAGGGTATGAGCTTGGAAGTAGCCGCTCAAAAAGTTAGCCAATTAAATCCAGTGATTGGCCGTATGGAGTTAATTCCTTTGGGTAAATCTCAAAAGAAAGAGGGCTTGTTAGCAGTTGTGGATTACGCGCATACCCCAGATGCTTTAGAGAAAACCTTACAAGCATTACGTCCTATTGCTGAGCAGCGCGGTGGAAAAATTTGGTGTGTCTTTGGTTGTGGCGGTGATCGTGATGCTGGTAAGCGTTCGCTTATGGGCGCTGTTGCAGAACGCAATGCCGACCATATTCTAATTACAAGTGACAACCCTCGTTCTGAAGATCCACAAGCCATTATGGAGATGGTGCGCGGTGGTATTAGCAAGGATGCACAGAACGTTCAAGCTATAGCCGATCGTGCATCTGCCATCATGTCTGCAATTCGTCATGCAGATGTTTGCGATATTGTCTTAGTTGCTGGTAAGGGTCATGAAACTACTCAAGAAATCAATGGCAAGAAATTTGATTTTTCTGATCAAGAACATATTCGCTTAGCCGCTGGAGGCGGAGTCTGA
- the mraZ gene encoding division/cell wall cluster transcriptional repressor MraZ: protein MFQGASALNLDAKGRMSVPAKHRDALLVQGEGRITLTKHPDGCLLLFPRPEWETFRARVAQLPMDAHWWRRIFLGNAAEMDLDSAGRVLVSPELRAAAGIEKEVILLGMGSHLELWDAATYAAKEQAAIAQGMPEALKQFNF from the coding sequence GTGTTTCAAGGTGCGTCAGCTCTCAATTTAGATGCAAAAGGCCGCATGTCTGTGCCGGCTAAGCATCGTGACGCCTTGTTGGTACAGGGCGAGGGCCGCATCACGCTCACAAAACACCCCGATGGCTGCTTGCTTCTCTTCCCAAGACCTGAGTGGGAAACCTTCAGAGCAAGAGTTGCGCAACTTCCGATGGATGCCCATTGGTGGCGCCGTATTTTTTTAGGTAACGCAGCAGAAATGGATTTGGATAGTGCCGGTCGCGTATTGGTGAGTCCAGAGTTGCGTGCTGCTGCCGGAATTGAGAAAGAAGTGATTTTGCTCGGCATGGGAAGTCACTTGGAGTTGTGGGACGCAGCTACATACGCTGCAAAAGAACAGGCTGCGATTGCGCAAGGCATGCCTGAAGCACTCAAGCAATTTAATTTTTGA
- the coq7 gene encoding 2-polyprenyl-3-methyl-6-methoxy-1,4-benzoquinone monooxygenase produces the protein MSPIDRLILEFDTALRSMVGGAHAHRPTPGSDVGGNLGLDAVERKHAAGLMRVNHVGEVCAQALYQSQKLVARNPEIQEMLDHSGQEEMDHLAWCETRLQELGSHTSYLNPLWYAGSFVIGLAAGLAGDKWSLGFVAETEKQVENHLESHLEKLPKEDQRSRAIVGQMRIDEIAHGQAAKNAGGANLPEPIQKIMQAMSKIMTTTAYKI, from the coding sequence ATGTCCCCGATAGATCGTCTCATTCTGGAGTTTGATACCGCCCTTCGATCGATGGTCGGGGGCGCTCATGCACATAGACCTACCCCAGGGTCTGATGTTGGGGGCAATTTGGGTTTGGATGCGGTTGAGCGCAAACATGCAGCGGGACTCATGCGAGTCAATCATGTGGGTGAAGTTTGTGCACAAGCGCTGTATCAATCGCAAAAATTGGTTGCTCGAAATCCTGAAATTCAGGAGATGTTAGATCACTCTGGGCAAGAAGAAATGGATCATCTGGCATGGTGTGAAACTCGTCTTCAAGAGCTCGGGTCACACACCAGTTATCTCAATCCACTTTGGTATGCGGGATCCTTTGTAATTGGCTTGGCAGCAGGCTTAGCGGGCGATAAGTGGAGTTTAGGTTTTGTTGCTGAAACAGAAAAACAAGTCGAGAATCACTTAGAAAGTCATCTCGAAAAATTACCAAAAGAAGATCAACGATCTCGTGCAATTGTGGGTCAAATGCGCATTGATGAAATTGCTCACGGACAGGCCGCAAAAAATGCTGGCGGTGCAAATTTGCCAGAACCCATTCAAAAAATAATGCAGGCGATGTCCAAGATAATGACCACCACTGCTTACAAAATTTAA
- the bioA gene encoding adenosylmethionine--8-amino-7-oxononanoate transaminase, whose protein sequence is MKVISDLNQAPLVDRSLAAVWHPCTQMKQHESFPLVAITKGKGAWLYDENGKALLDSISSWWTNLFGHSNPRINQAITAQLEKIEHVMLAGFTHAPVVELSEKLSALTNHHLGHVFYASDGASAVEIALKMSHHYWQLNGKPQKKKFVCLENGYHGETLGALAVTDVAIFREAYGSLLQDVFTIASPDARKAKNGESAEDVARYAAKQLEELFVKEHDNIAAIIVEPLVQCAGQMAMHSPEYLRLVRDLCDRYEVHLIADEIAVGCGRSGKFFACEHAGIWPDFLTLSKGISGGYLPLSLCLTTDQIYQAFYGDQTQQGFLHSHSYTGNPLACAAALACLEIFETDKVLEKNIERSKDLANAFAWSKTDSRIEYWRQQGMILAFDIKNEFLKNPKTFARTMFSNCLAEGVLIRPIGNTIYVMPPYILSTVETTQLGHAVQVALEKTLV, encoded by the coding sequence ATGAAGGTTATTTCTGATTTAAATCAAGCCCCCCTCGTTGATCGCAGCCTTGCAGCCGTTTGGCACCCATGCACTCAGATGAAACAGCATGAGTCCTTTCCGCTGGTTGCCATTACAAAAGGTAAGGGTGCTTGGCTCTATGACGAAAACGGAAAAGCCTTACTCGACTCCATTAGTTCTTGGTGGACGAATTTATTTGGCCACTCCAACCCACGCATCAATCAAGCCATTACCGCGCAACTCGAAAAAATTGAGCATGTGATGCTCGCCGGGTTTACGCATGCGCCCGTAGTAGAGCTATCTGAAAAACTGTCTGCACTCACCAATCACCATTTAGGCCATGTCTTCTACGCTTCTGATGGTGCGTCTGCAGTAGAAATAGCGCTCAAGATGAGTCACCACTACTGGCAACTCAACGGCAAACCACAAAAGAAAAAATTTGTTTGCTTGGAAAATGGTTATCACGGGGAAACACTTGGTGCATTAGCGGTAACGGACGTTGCTATTTTCCGGGAAGCCTATGGATCACTCTTGCAAGATGTATTTACTATCGCATCACCTGATGCACGCAAGGCAAAAAATGGTGAGAGCGCAGAAGATGTAGCAAGATATGCAGCAAAACAACTCGAAGAATTATTTGTAAAAGAACATGACAATATTGCTGCCATCATTGTTGAACCTTTGGTGCAGTGCGCAGGGCAAATGGCCATGCATTCTCCTGAATACCTTCGGTTAGTCAGGGATTTATGTGATCGCTATGAAGTACATCTGATTGCAGATGAGATTGCGGTGGGCTGTGGGCGGAGTGGCAAGTTCTTTGCCTGTGAGCATGCTGGTATCTGGCCAGACTTCTTAACCCTGTCTAAAGGGATTAGCGGCGGCTATCTTCCGCTGTCGCTCTGCCTAACTACCGACCAGATATATCAAGCCTTTTACGGCGACCAAACTCAGCAAGGGTTTTTGCATTCTCATTCTTATACCGGTAATCCACTAGCGTGCGCTGCTGCACTTGCGTGTCTAGAGATTTTCGAAACTGACAAAGTATTAGAAAAAAATATTGAGCGCTCAAAGGATTTAGCAAATGCATTTGCGTGGTCAAAAACAGATTCCCGCATTGAATATTGGCGCCAGCAAGGAATGATCTTGGCATTCGATATTAAAAATGAGTTTCTAAAAAATCCTAAGACATTTGCGAGAACTATGTTTTCGAACTGCTTAGCTGAGGGGGTATTGATCAGACCAATCGGCAATACTATCTATGTCATGCCGCCGTATATTTTATCTACAGTAGAAACCACGCAACTAGGTCATGCTGTGCAAGTTGCCCTTGAGAAAACCTTAGTATGA
- the ftsL gene encoding cell division protein FtsL: protein MNRATLTLLALLLICALSLVAAQQRARKLFILQERAQIEERKLNQDWLRLEYEQRNLSKSARIRDVARNQLHMSPISPERTLYLKEAK, encoded by the coding sequence ATGAATCGCGCTACCTTGACTCTGCTCGCATTGCTATTGATTTGCGCCCTATCTCTGGTTGCGGCTCAGCAACGTGCGCGAAAATTATTCATCCTTCAAGAGCGCGCGCAGATAGAAGAGCGTAAGTTAAACCAAGACTGGTTGCGTTTAGAGTATGAGCAGCGGAATTTATCGAAGTCTGCACGTATTCGCGACGTCGCTCGCAATCAATTACATATGTCTCCGATTTCTCCTGAGCGCACCTTGTATTTAAAGGAGGCGAAATGA
- the bioB gene encoding biotin synthase BioB: MQDTQTVEKPLTQFKSKADLHQGVNAGVEASGEWSVAEIEALFALPLNELMLKAQETHKAYFPEGDVELATLLSIKTGGCPEDCGYCPQAARYDTDVKAEKLMGLEEVLEAAKAAKAAGSNRFCMGAAWREPKDRDIEKVTAMIKGVKALGLETCATLGMLEADQAQALQEAGLDFYNHNLDTSEDFYRSVISTRGYQDRLDTISNVRAAGMSVCCGGIVGMGESRKQRAAFLARLANLSPYPESVPINHLVPVAGTPLAEQKPLDPLEFVRTIAVARITMPKARVRLSAGRQELGRAVQAMCFMAGANSIFYGEQLLTTGNPEAEQDRVLLAELGLKTKQSCKAEVLV, encoded by the coding sequence ATGCAGGACACTCAAACCGTTGAAAAACCCTTAACCCAATTCAAATCTAAAGCGGATTTGCATCAGGGTGTAAACGCAGGTGTCGAGGCATCTGGTGAGTGGTCGGTGGCTGAAATTGAAGCCTTATTTGCGCTCCCTTTGAATGAATTGATGCTGAAGGCTCAGGAGACTCATAAAGCCTATTTCCCAGAAGGTGATGTTGAATTAGCCACGCTGCTGTCCATTAAGACGGGTGGCTGCCCAGAGGATTGTGGCTATTGTCCTCAGGCTGCTCGTTATGACACGGATGTTAAGGCTGAGAAGTTAATGGGCTTAGAAGAGGTTTTAGAGGCTGCCAAAGCTGCTAAAGCCGCGGGTTCTAACCGTTTCTGTATGGGTGCCGCATGGCGCGAACCCAAAGACCGCGATATTGAAAAAGTGACTGCCATGATTAAGGGCGTAAAAGCCTTGGGTCTGGAGACCTGTGCCACCTTAGGCATGCTGGAGGCCGATCAAGCCCAGGCACTGCAAGAGGCAGGGCTTGACTTTTATAACCATAACTTAGATACCAGCGAAGATTTTTACCGTTCTGTGATCTCAACCAGAGGCTACCAAGACCGTTTGGATACGATATCCAATGTCCGTGCCGCTGGCATGTCGGTTTGTTGTGGCGGTATTGTCGGCATGGGCGAATCTAGAAAGCAGCGCGCCGCATTTTTGGCTCGCTTAGCCAATTTGAGCCCCTACCCAGAATCCGTTCCTATCAATCATCTAGTGCCAGTAGCCGGTACGCCCTTAGCTGAGCAGAAGCCTTTGGACCCACTGGAGTTTGTGAGAACGATTGCGGTTGCTAGGATCACGATGCCTAAAGCCCGCGTTCGTTTATCTGCTGGTCGTCAGGAGCTTGGCAGGGCAGTTCAGGCCATGTGCTTTATGGCGGGAGCTAACTCTATTTTCTATGGTGAGCAACTACTCACTACCGGTAATCCCGAGGCAGAACAAGACCGTGTGCTCTTGGCAGAACTAGGTTTAAAGACTAAACAAAGCTGTAAAGCAGAGGTTTTGGTTTAG
- the rsmH gene encoding 16S rRNA (cytosine(1402)-N(4))-methyltransferase RsmH, protein MNITHRPVLLAEAVTALVGGPLIRNQDTENKILVIDGTFGRGGHTQALLKELNPSARMISFDKDLDAIAVAQKINDPRLKIVHDSFAQMDQYAEAESVDGILLDLGISSPQVDEAHRGFSFRREGPLDMRMNTDHGLTAAEWLEQAPPEEITHVIKTYGEERFAFQIAKAIVAKREEGLSPKTTTQLASLVASVVRTREAGQDPATRTFQALRIFINRELEDLELGLKAALKLLKPGARLAVISFHSLEDRIVKQFMQAHAKVEVPRGLPVREKDLPQSALEIIGRVKPSDAEVSENPRARSAIMRVAEKRMGVSA, encoded by the coding sequence ATGAACATAACTCATCGCCCAGTGTTACTGGCCGAGGCGGTGACGGCGCTAGTTGGCGGTCCGCTGATTCGGAATCAAGATACAGAAAACAAAATTTTGGTGATCGATGGAACCTTCGGGCGCGGCGGTCATACACAAGCTTTACTCAAGGAGTTGAATCCTTCGGCGCGCATGATTTCTTTCGACAAAGATTTGGATGCGATTGCAGTGGCGCAAAAAATCAACGACCCAAGATTGAAAATCGTGCACGACAGTTTTGCGCAGATGGATCAGTACGCAGAAGCGGAATCAGTCGATGGAATATTGTTGGACTTGGGGATCAGTTCGCCCCAAGTGGACGAAGCGCATCGGGGATTTTCTTTTCGTCGAGAGGGTCCACTCGATATGCGCATGAATACCGATCATGGTTTAACTGCAGCAGAGTGGTTGGAGCAGGCGCCACCGGAGGAAATCACTCACGTGATTAAGACTTACGGAGAAGAACGCTTTGCATTTCAGATCGCAAAAGCCATAGTGGCTAAGCGAGAAGAAGGCCTTTCCCCTAAAACGACTACTCAGTTGGCAAGCCTAGTTGCAAGCGTGGTGCGTACCCGCGAAGCTGGCCAAGATCCCGCAACAAGAACCTTTCAAGCATTACGTATTTTTATTAATCGCGAGTTAGAAGATTTGGAGCTCGGTTTGAAGGCGGCTTTGAAATTATTAAAGCCCGGCGCAAGACTTGCAGTGATTAGTTTTCATTCGTTAGAAGATCGCATCGTGAAGCAGTTTATGCAAGCGCATGCAAAAGTCGAAGTGCCCCGTGGGTTACCGGTACGCGAAAAAGACTTGCCACAAAGCGCCCTCGAAATTATTGGTCGAGTTAAGCCAAGCGATGCTGAGGTATCTGAGAATCCTCGTGCCCGCTCTGCAATCATGCGTGTGGCTGAAAAGCGCATGGGAGTATCCGCATGA